Proteins co-encoded in one Arachis hypogaea cultivar Tifrunner chromosome 13, arahy.Tifrunner.gnm2.J5K5, whole genome shotgun sequence genomic window:
- the LOC112792591 gene encoding cytochrome P450 78A5 yields the protein MLKSKPTTLLLITLASLFLFQSSLSSFSFLLFTLLLFALSLNYWLVPGGFAWRNHRDLSGPMGWPLLGSLPQMGSLAHAKLASMATNLKAKRLMAFSLGSTPVIISSHPETAREILFGSSFSDRPIKTSAKTLMFERAIGFAPSGTYWRHLRRIAAFHMFSPKNIQSLENLRHRLASEMAVKAMGMMEEKGFVEVRSVFQEGSLSNILESVFGSSSSLISEELGDMVKEGYELIHMFNLEDYFPLLKFVDFYGVKRRCHRLASQVKSVVGNIVDQRKKCPQSLLRNNHDFLSTLLSLPNKEESLADSDMVAILWEMIFRGTDTVAILLEWIMARMVLHQDIQMKARQEIDTCVGQNGHVQDSHIPNLPYLQAIVKEVLRLHPPGPLLSWARLAVHDVHVDKVFVPAGTTAMVNMWAISHDSSIWEEPWAFKPERFLKEDISIMGSDLRLAPFGAGRRVCPGRALGLATVHIWLARLLHHFVWLPTAQPVDLSENLRLSLEMKTPLRCRLVPRHNYVSP from the exons ATGCTTAAGTCCAAGCCAACAACACTTCTTCTCATAACACTCGCTTCGTTATTCTTATTCCAAAGCtcactctcttctttctctttcttactctTCACTCTCTTGCTCTTCGCTCTTTCTCTTAACTACTGGCTTGTCCCCGGAGGTTTTGCATGGAGGAACCACAGAGACCTCTCTGGTCCCATGGGTTGGCCCTTGTTGGGTTCTCTACCTCAAATGGGTTCCCTGGCACACGCAAAACTCGCTTCCATGGCTACAAACTTGAAGGCGAAGAGGCTCATGGCGTTCAGTCTTGGCTCCACACCGGTTATCATAAGCAGTCACCCTGAAACCGCAAGGGAGATTCTCTTCGGTTCTTCATTCTCCGATCGACCAATCAAAACTTCTGCAAAAACCCTAATGTTCGAGCGCGCCATTGGTTTCGCCCCTTCCGGAACCTACTGGCGCCACCTGAGAAGAATCGCCGCTTTCCACATGTTCTCTCCTAAAAATATTCAGAGCTTGGAGAATCTGCGGCATCGCCTGGCTTCTGAGATGGCGGTGAAAGCAATGGGGATGATGGAGGAGAAAGGGTTTGTGGAAGTTCGTAGTGTGTTTCAGGAAGGCTCTCTGAGCAACATTCTGGAGAGTGTGTttggttcttcttcttcgttGATTAGTGAGGAGTTGGGAGATATGGTGAAAGAAGGGTATGAATTAATCCATATGTTTAACTTGGAAGATTATTTTCCATTGTTGAAGTTTGTTGACTTTTATGGTGTGAAGAGAAGGTGTCACAGATTGGCCAGTCAGGTTAAAAGTGTGGTTGGTAACATTGTGGATCAAAGAAAAAAGTGTCCCCAATCGTTGCTTCGAAACAATCACGATTTTCTTAGCACTTTACTTTCACTGCCTAATAAGGAAGAAAGCTTAGCTGATTCGGATATGGTCGCTATTCTTTGG GAAATGATATTTAGAGGAACAGACACAGTGGCCATATTACTGGAATGGATCATGGCAAGGATGGTACTTCACCAGGACATACAAATGAAAGCCCGCCAAGAGATTGACACGTGTGTTGGCCAAAATGGTCACGTGCAAGATTCCCACATTCCCAACCTCCCTTACCTTCAGGCCATAGTCAAAGAGGTACTCCGCTTGCACCCGCCGGGCCCATTGCTATCATGGGCCCGCCTAGCTGTTCACGATGTCCACGTGGACAAAGTCTTTGTGCCAGCTGGCACAACTGCAATGGTTAACATGTGGGCTATATCGCATGACTCTTCTATATGGGAAGAGCCTTGGGCTTTCAAGCCCGAACGATTCTTGAAGGAAGATATATCCATTATGGGCTCAGACTTGAGGCTAGCGCCGTTTGGTGCAGGGCGTAGGGTGTGCCCGGGGAGAGCGTTGGGCTTAGCCACTGTCCATATCTGGCTTGCACGGCTTCTCCACCATTTCGTCTGGCTTCCCACGGCACAACCCGTGGATCTTTCCGAAAATCTCAGGCTTTCTCTCGAGATGAAGACACCTTTGCGTTGCCGACTAGTTCCTAGACATAACTACGTAAGCCCTTAA